GGAGTTCAAGTCGATGGTGAAGTCCCTGCACGCGGCGGGGATCGAGGTGATCCTCGACGTGGTCTACAACCACACCGCGGAGGGCAACCACCTCGGGCCGACGCTCTCCTTCCGCGGCCTGGACAACGTCTCCTACTACCGCCTCGCCAAGGACCAGCGCTTCTACGAGGACACCACCGGCACCGGCAACAGCCTGCTGATGCGCAGCCCGCACGTGCTCCAGATGATCATGGATTCGCTGCGGTACTGGGTCACCGAGATGCACGTGGACGGCTTCCGCTTCGACCTCGCCGCCACCCTGGCCCGGCAGTTCCACGAGGTCGACCGGCTGTCCTCGTTCTTCGACCTGGTCCAGCAGGACCCGGTGGTCTCCCAGGCCAAGCTGATCGCCGAGCCCTGGGACCTCGGCGAGGGCGGCTACCAGGTCGGCAACTTCCCGCCGCTGTGGACCGAGTGGAACGGCATGTACCGGGACACCGTCCGCGACCTGTGGCGCGGCGAGCACGCCACGCTCGCCGAGTTCGGCTCCCGGCTCACCGGCTCCTCGGACCTGTACCAGGACGACGGCCGCCGCCCGATCGCCTCGATCAACTTCGTCACCTGCCACGACGGGTTCACCCTGGCCGACCTGGTCTCGTACAACGAGAAGCACAACGAGGCCAACCAGGAGGACAACCGCGACGGCGAGTCCTTCAACCGCTCGTGGAACTGCGGCGTGGAGGGCGAGACCGACGACCCGGCCGTCCTGGAGCTGCGGGCCCGCCAGCAAAGGAACTTCATCGCCACGCTGATGCTCTCCCAGGGCGTGCCGATGCTCTCGCACGGCGACGAGCTGGGCCGCACCCAGCGGGGCAACAACAACGCCTACTGCCAGGACGGCGAGCTGACCTGGGTGCGGTGGCCGCAGGGCGGCGGGCCGCGGGCCGAGCTGCTGGAGTTCACCCAGGGCATGATCTGGCTCCGCCGCGACCACCCGGTGTTCCGGCGGCGCCGCTTCTTCCACGGCCGGCCCGTCTCCGGCACCCACGACGACCTCACCGACATCGCCTGGTTCACCCCCTCCGGCGAGGAGATGACCAAGCGGGACTGGTCCACCAGCTACGCGCGGTCGCTGACCGTGTTCCTCAACGGCAACGCGATCTCCGAGCCGGACCGGCGGGGCGGGAAGATCGTCGACGACTCCTTCCTGCTGATGTTCAACGCCCACTCCGAGCCGCTGGAGTTCACCGTCCCGGCGGACCACGGCGACGCCTGGGTGGTGGTCGTGGACACCACCCTGCCCACCCTCCCCGCCCCGGGCACCGGCACCCGCGTCAAGGCCGGCGACACCTTCTGGCTCACCGACCGCTCCCTCCTCGTCCTCCAGCGCCCGGCCTGAGGCCCTCCCGTGGAACGCGCCCGTCACCGAGCCCCTCGTCCGGGTCCCCCCATTCGTACGAAGGCCGCCATAGCCGGGCGGCAGCCCGGGTAGGGATCACGGCATGACCGACGCCGCACGCCCTCCGACGGCCACGTACCGTCTCCAGCTGCAGCCCGGCTTCACGCTGCGCGACGCCGAGCACGCCGTGCCCTACCTCGCCGCCCTCGGCGTCTCGCACCTGCACCTCTCCCCGCTGCTGGAGGCCGTCCCCGGCTCCACCCACGGCTACGACACGGTCGACCACGGCCGGATCAGCGAGCAGCTCGGCGGCGAGGACGCCCTGCGCGCGCTCGCCGCCGAGGCGCACCGGCACGGCCTGCGCCTGATCGCCGACGTGGTGCCCAACCACATGGCGCTGCCGGTGCCCGAGCGGCTGAACCGGCCGCTGTGGCACGTGCTGCGGGACGGCCCGGACTCGGAGTACGCCCGCTGGTTCGACGTCGACTGGACGGCCCAGCCCGGCCCGGTGGACGCGCCGGCCCGCGGACGGCTGCTGCTGCCGCTGCTGGGCGACCGGCTGGGCGCGGTGATGGACCAGCTGGTGGTGGACGGCGAGGTGCTGCGCTACCACGAGCACGCCTTCCCGCTGCGGCCGGGCACCGGGGACCTGCCGCTGCCGGAGCTGCTGGAGCGCCAGTGGTACCGGCTGGCGTGGTGGCGGGTGGCGGACGGGGAGGTGAACTACCGCCGGTTCTTCACGGTGAACGAGCTGATCGCGGTGCGGATGGAGGTGCCGGAGGTCTTCGAGGCCACCCACGCCGTGCTGATGCGGCTGCACGGCGAGGGCGTGCTGGACGGGTTCCGGATCGACCACCCGGACGGGCTGGCCGATCCGCGCGGCTACCTGCGCCGGCTCGCCGAGGCCACCGGCGGGGCGTACACGGTGGTCGAGAAGATCCTCACCGGCGAGGAGCGGCTGCCCGCCGACTGGCCGTGCGCGGGGACGACCGGGTACGACGCGCTGCGCCGGATCGACGGGGTGCTCACCGACCACGCGGGGGCCGAGCGGCTGTTCACCGCCTACCAGCGGGACGTGGCCGACCGGACCTCGCCGGCTGAGGCGGCCCGGGCCGGCCGGGCGGAGCTGGTCGCGCCGGACGGCGAGCTGGCCGCCGAGGTGGACCGGCTGGTGCGGCTGGTGCAGCGGATCTGCGCAGCCGATCCGGCGCTGGCGGACCACCCGGCGCTGGCCGTCCGGCAGGAGCTGGGCGAGCTGCTGGCCGGCTACCCGGTGTACCGGCCGTACGTGGTGCCGGGCGAGCCGGCGCCGGACGCGGCGGTGGCGCAGCTGGGCGGCCCGGTGCAGGACCCGACGGCGCGGCTGCTGCGCGATCTGGCGCTGGGCCGGCTGGGGCGGAGTGCGGCGAAGGACGAGTTCTGCGCCCGGTTCGGGCAGACCGCCTCGGCGGTGGCCGCGAAGGGGGTGGAGGACACCGCGTTCTACCGGTGGAACGCCCTGTTGAGCCTGAACGAGGTGGGCGGTCAGCCGACGCACCCGGGCGTCACCCCGGCGGAGTTCCACCGCTGGTGCGGGTACCTGGAGGAGCAGTGGCCGCTGTCGATGACGGCGCTGTCCACCCATGACACCAAGCGCAGCGCGGACGCCCGGGCCCGGCTGGCGGTGCTGGCGGAGCTGCCGGAGATGTGGGCGGCCGAGTGCGCGGCGTGGACCACGGCGGCCGGGCCCTGTCCGGACCGTCCGACGGCCTGGCTGCTGTGGGAGACCCTGATCGCGGCCTGGCCGATCCCGGTGGAGCGGTTGACCGGGGTGCTGCTGAAGTCGGTGCGGGAGGCGAAGCGGCGGACCTCCTGGACGGTCCCGGACGAGGGGTTCGAGCGGCGGTTGCTCACGTACGCGCGGGACGCGCTGGGCAATCCGGGGCTGTGTCCGCGGATCGAGGGGTTCGTGCGGCTGCTGGCGCCGTTCGCGCGGAGCAACAGCCTGGCGGCGGCGCTGCTGCACCTGACGGTGCCGGGGGTGCCGGACGTGTACCAGGGCAGCGAGGAGCCGCTGTACACGCTGGTGGACCCGGACAACCGGGCGCCGGTGGACCTGGGCCGGCTCGCGGTGCGGCTCACCGACTCCCCCGCCGACCGGCCCGGCGACCTGGCCCGGGAGAAGCTGCACCTGACCACCACGGCACTGCACCTGCGCCGGACCCGCCCGCTGGGCGCGTACCGGCCGGTGGTCGCGCACGGCCCGTCCGCCGACCACCTGGTGGCCTTCGAGCGCGGCCCGGAGGTGATCGCGGCGGTGACCCGGCTGCCGTACGGGCTGCACCGGGCCGGCGGCTGGCGGGAGACCGTGCTGGAGCTGCCGGCCGGCCGCTGGACGGACGAGCTCACCAACCGCCACTACGAGGCGGGTCCGGTGCAGCTGAGCTGGCTGCTGGAGCACCACCCGGTGGCGCTGCTCACCCGGTCCTGATCCTCCGGTCCACCCCGGTCCGTCCGCCGCCGGCGCGGGCGGACCGTTCCCTGCCCGTCCTCCCCGAGGAGTGCGCTGTGACGACCTACCAGGTTTGGGCCCCGGACGCCGTGCTCGTGGAGGTGGAGGTGGCGGGCGTCCCCCACCCGATGGGCCGGCTGGCGGACCGGCCGGGCTGGTGGGAGGGCGAGGCGCCGGACGGCGACTACGGGTTCCGGCTGGACGGCGGCCCGGCGCTGCCGGACCCGCGCTCGCCGCGGCAGCCCTCCGGGCCGGACGGGCCGAGCCGCCGGGTGGACCACGCGGCGTTCCGCTGGTCCGGGACGGCGTGGCGGGGCCGGTCGCTGGCCGGGGCGGTGCTGTACGAGCTGCACGTGGGGACCTTCACCCCGGGCGGGACGTTCGACGCCGCTGTCGAGCGGCTGGACCACCTGGTGGACCTCGGGGTGGACTTCGTGGAGCTGATGCCGGTCTGCCCGTTCCCGGGCCGGTACGGCTGGGGGTACGACGGGGTGTCGCTGTGGGCGGTGCACGAGCCGTACGGCGGGCCCGAGGGGCTGAAGCGGTTCGTGGACGCGGCGCACCGGCGGGGGCTGGGCGTGGTGCTGGACGTGGTGCACAACCACCTGGGCCCGTCCGGGAACTACCTGCCGGCGTTCGGGCCGTACTTCACCGACCGGCACCACACGCCCTGGGGCAGTGCGGTGAACCTGGACGCGCCGGGGTCGGACGAGGTGCGGGCGTACCTGATCGGCAGCGCGCTGGCCTGGCTGCGGGACTACCGGATCGACGGGCTGCGGCTGGACGCGGTGCACGCCCTGGTGGACCACCGGGCGCTGCCGTTCCTGGAGGAGCTGGCCGTCGAGGTGGACCGGCTGGCGGCGGCGGTGAACCGGCCGCTGTTCCTGATCGCGGAGTCCGACCTCAACGACCCGCGGACCACCGCGCCGCGGGAGGCAGGCGGGCTGGGGCTGGCCGCGCAGTGGAGCGACGACTTCCACCACGCGCTGCACGCCCTGCTGACCGGGGAGTCGCAGGGCTACTACGCGGACTTCGCGGCGGCGCCGTACGCGGCGGTGGAGCGGACGCTGACCGGGGGGTTCTTCCACGACGGCGGCTGGTCCTCGTTCCGGGGGCGGCGGCACGGGCGGCCCTTCCGGTCGGGGTGCGGGCAGCGGCTGCTGGGCTACCTGCAGACCCACGACCAGGTGGGCAACCGGGCGACCGGGGACCGGCTGTCGGCGGCGCTGTCGCCGGGCCGGCTGGCGGCGGGGGCGGCGCTGGTGCTGACCTCGCCGTTCACCCCGATGCTGTTCATGGGCGAGGAGTGGGGGGCCGGCACGCCCTGGCAGTACTTCACCGACCACACCGACCCCGAGCTGGCGGAGGCCGTCCGGCGGGGGCGGCGGCGGGAGTTCGCCGAGCACGGCTGGCGGCCGCAGGACGTCCCGGACCCGCAGGCGGCCTCCACGGTGGCCGCCTCCACCCTGGACTGGGCGGAGCCCGCCCGGCTGCCACACGCCGAACTGCTGGACTGGTACCGGCGGTTGATCCGGCTGCGGCGGGACCGCCCGGAGCTGACCGACCCCGATCTGCGGGCGGTGCGGGTGGCGTACGACGAGCGGCAGGAGTGGCTGGTGGTGCACCGCGGGCCGTACCGGGTGATCGTGCACCTGGGGCGCGGGGAGCCGCGGGCGGTGCCGCTGGACCGGCCGTACGCGGGGACGGCGGCGCTGTTCGGGGACTGCTGGCCGTCCGGGGACGGCTCGGTGTTCCTGGCGCCGGAGTCCACCGCGGTGGTGCGCACCGGCTGACCGGGGCGGGCGCGGCCGGCCCGGCTCACCCCAGGAACCCGGCGATCCCGGTGCGCAGCGCGGCGGCGTCCAGGCCGTAGGCGGCCAGGTGCTCGGGGATGGTGCCGTAGTGGCGGTGCTCCTCGCGCGGGACGCCGAGGGCGAGGACCCGGTGCGGCCGGTCGGCCAGGGCCCGGTGGGCCTCGGCCTCGGAGGTGCCGGCCAGGTAGGGCTCGACCAGGACCACGTCGGCCCGGTCGACGGCCGCGGCCCGCAGCGCGGCGGCGTCGAAGGGGCGGACGGTGGCGGCGTACAGCACGGTGACGTCCAGGCCCTCGGTGGCCTCCAGCACGGCGTCCAGCATCGGGCCGACGGCGAGCACCACGCCGCGCCGCCCGCGCCGGACGGTGAGGAACCGGCCGGGGACGACGGGCCGGGCGGCCCCGTTGGCGTGGGCGGACAGCCGCAGGTAGACCAGGCTGTCGCCGTCGGCGGCGGCGTGCCGCAGCAGGGTCTCGGCCTCGTCCGGGTGGCCGGGCACGTGGACCGTCCAGCCGGGCAGGGTGTCCAGCAGGGCGACGTCCCCCGGGGACATGTGGGTGCGGCCGCCGGCCGGCCAGTCGTACGAGCCGGCGGCGCTCACCAGGACCGCGCCGACGCCCTGGTGGACCAGGTCCAACTTGATCTGCTCCCAGGGGCGTTCGATGAGGAAGCTGGCGAAGGTGTGGGCGATCGGGCGCATCCCGGTGAGGGCCAGGCCGCCGGCCGCGCCGATCAGCAGCTGCTCGCGGATGCCGACGTTGACCACCCGGTCGGGGTGGCGGTCGGCGGCGGTGCGGAAGCCGTCCGCGCCGATGTCGGCGAGGACGACGCTGAGCCGGGGGTCGTGGTCGAGCAGGTCGGTGGTGACGGCGGCGAAGCGCTCGCGCATGGTGTCCATCGGGGTGGGGATCCTTCCGGGATCGCGGGTTCGGCAGGGCGGGGACTCGGCGGGGCGGGGATTCGGCGGGGCGGGGACGAGGCCGGTCAGGAGTACTTGGGCTCGACGCGGGCGACCACGGCGTGCGGACGGCCGGGGTGCGGGGCGGTGAAGGCGCGGTGCAGGGCCCCGTGGTCGCGGCCGTCCACGGTCGCGGTGGACCAGCCCTCGGCGGCGAACCGGGCGGCGATCCCGCCGCGCCAGCCGTGCGTGGCGGAGGAGTTGTCGATGGCGACCACGTGCAGCCGGTCCAGGCCGGCCGCGCCGGCGAAGGCCACCGCCTCGTGGTTGCTGCCCTCGTCGAACTCGGCGTCGCCGATCAGCACCCACACGGCCGGGTCGGCCAGGCCCTGGGCGCGCAGGCCGAGCGCGGTGCCGACGGCCAGCGGCAGGCCGTGGCCGAGCGATCCGGAGCCGATCTCCGCGCCCGGCACCAGCAGCCGGTCCGGGTGGTGGCCGAGCGGGGAGTCGTACCCGCCGAAGCTCGTCAGCACCTCGGGGTCGAGGAAGCCCTTGGCGGCGAGCACCGCGTAGTAGGCCATCGGGCCGTGGCCCTTGGAGAGCAGGAACCGGTCCCGGTCCTGGTCCTGCGCGGTGGCGGGGGTGACCCGCAGCACGCGGTCGTACAGCACCCACAGGGCGTCCAGGGTGGAGGTGGCGGCGGGTCCGTGCTTCTCGTCGCCGGTCATCAGGGCCATCAGCCGGGGCAGGTCGTGGAAGCCCGGGCCGGCGGAGGCGATCTCTGCGGTGGTCATGCCATCAGCCTGCAAGTTCAAGCCCGCTTGAGGTCAAGCGCTATCCTCCGACCATGGCACCCAGCCGGCACGACCTCCTGACCATCGGCCAGCTCTCCACGCGCAGCGGCCTGGCCGCCTCGGCGCTGCGCTACTACGAGTCACTCGGGCTGATCCGCGCCGAGCGCACCGCGGGCAACCAGCGCCGCTACCCGCGGGCCACCCTGCGGCGGATCGCCTTCGTCCGGGCCGCGCAGCAGGTCGGGCTCTCCCTCGAGGAGGCGCGCACCGCCCTCGACCGGCTCCCGGAGGACCGGGCGCCGAACGCCGCCGAGTGGGCCCGGGCGGCCGCCGCCTGGCAGCAGCGGATCGACCACCAGATCGCCCAACTCGAACTGATGAAACAGAAGTTGACCGGGTGCATCGGCTGCGGATGCCTCTCCCTGTCGCGCTGCGCGCTGTACAACGCCGGCGACCGCGCGGGCCGCTCCGGCCCCGGCGCCCGCTACCTGCTCACCGGCGATCCCGAGGACGGACCCGGGACACCGCCCTCCGAGGCGTGATCCGGGCCACTATGCTGCGAAGCCGAGGACTCGATCTGCGAGCGGGGAGTGCGGAGATGACCGACCATCAGGACATGGCGCTGGACTGGATGTCGGACGGCGCCGACGCACCCCCGCCGCCGGTCGACCTCCGGCCGGAGATACCCCACCCCGCCCGCATGTACGACTACTACCTCGGCGGCAAGGACAACTTCCCGGCCGACCGGGAGGCCGCGGAGAAGGTGCTCGGGCTGAGCCCGCTGGTGCGGATCAGCGCCCTGGCCAACCGGGCCTTCCTCCAGCGGGCCGTCCGGCACCTCGCCGAGCAGGGCGTCCGGCAGTTCCTGGACATCGGCACCGGCATCCCGACCGCGGGCAACACCCACGAGGTGGCGCAGCGGGTCCACCCGGACGCCCGGGTGGCGTACCTGGACAACGACCCGATCGTGCTGGTGCACAGCCGGGCGCTGCTGGCCGGTACCGGGCACGGCGGGGTGACCGTGCTCCAGGCCGACCTGCGCGACCCGAAGGCGATCCTGTCCGACCCGCAGGTGCGGTCGGTGCTCGACCTGGACCGGCCGGTGGCGCTGCTGCTCTTCGCGATCCTGCACTTCATCGACGACGCCGACGACCCGTACGGGATCGTCCGCACCCTGGTGGACGCGCTGCCCTCCGGCAGCTACCTGGCGATGTCGCACGGCACCGCCGACTTCTCCACCCCCGACCAGGCCGCCAAGGGCCCGGCGGTCTACCGGAACGCCACCGCCCAGCTCACCATGCGCAGCCGGGAGCAGGTGCTGCGGTTCTTCGACGGCCTGGAGTTGCAGGAGCCGGGCCTGGTCACCGCCCCGCTGTGGCGGCCGGACCAGCCGGCCCAGCCGACCGACGGCGAGGTCGCCATCTGGGCGGGCGTCGGCCGCAAGCCGTGACGGCTCGGTGCCCGCTGACGGCCGGGGCGGCCGGTCAGCCGGCCTGACGCTGCTTCAACGTCGCCCACACCTCGCGGACCCGGGGGGCCAGTTCGGCCAGGTCGCCGCCGTTGTCGATGACGATGTCGGCGACCGCCAGCCGCTCCTCCCGGGTCGCCTGGGCGGCCATCCGGGAGCGGGCCTCCTGCTCGGCCATGCCGCGCAGCCGGACCAGCCGGTCCACCCGGACCTCGTCCGGCACGTCCACCACGATCACCAGCTCGTACAGCGGGGCCAGCCCGTTCTCGGCGAGCAGCGGGACGTCGTGCACCACCACGTCCGCGGGCCCGGCGCCCGCCTCCAGCTCGGCCGAGCGGGCCCGGACGAGCGGGTGGACGATCGCGTTCAGCGCGGCCAGCCGCTCCGGGTCGGCGAAGACGATCGCGCCCAGCGCGGGCCGGTCCAGCGAACCGTCCGCCAGCAGCACCCCGGGGCCGAACTCGGCCGCCACGGCCGCCAGCCCCGCCGTCCCGGGGGCCACCACCTCACGGGCGATCAGGTCGGAGTCCACGATCACCGCGCCGAGGGCGGCGAGCTGCTTGGACACCTCGCTCTTGCCCGCGCCGATCCCGCCCGTCAGTCCGATCCTCAGCATGCGGCCAGGCTACAGGGCGGCCCCGGCCCGCCTTCGGGTGGAGCCTCAGGGCGGTGCTCGCCGGCGGCCGGGCGGTGCTCGGACGGCGAACGCCACCGGTCGGCGGGGCGAAGATCAGGCGAATCCTCGGCGCGGCAGGCTCCTGGAAGCCCTCCGCCGGCGGGCACCGGCGCTCCGGGGCGTTCCCGGCGCACCCCCGGGCCGGTTAGGGTGCCCGGCAGGTCCCCCGCACCGTGCTCGAACCGAACGGAGTCCCCCATGTCCAGCCTCTGGCCCGCCGGACGGCGCCGCGTCCTGGTCGTCGGCATCGACGGCGTCCGCCTCGACCTGCTGCCGGAGCTGCACACCCCGCACCTGGACGCGGTCGCCGCGGCCGGCTTCCTCGCCCCGGTCGAGGTGGACGAGGCCACGCCGACCATGTCCGGACCGTGCTGGGCCACCATCGTGACCGGCGTCGGCGTCGCCAAGCACGGCGTGCTCGGCAACCACCTCGGCGGCAACCGGCTGGACGTGTTCCCCGACTTCACCACCCGTCTGGCCGCCGTCCACCGCCGCCGCACCTTCGCCGCCGGCGGCTGGGAGCCGCTGTTCCTCGCCCGCAGCGGCGGCCCGCTGTTCGCCGCGCCGGGCCGGCTGTCGTACATCGCCCCGCTGGAGGACACCCCGGAGGCCTGGGAGGTGTGCGACGAACGGGTCACCGCCGAGGCCGAGTACGTGCTCGGCCGCAGCGACGACGACCCGCAGGCCTCCTTCGTCTACCTCGGCGCGGTGGACGAGACCGCCCACTTCCTGGGCTGCGGGCCGGAGTACCGGCGCTCGGTGGAGGCCGCCGACCGGCGGCTCGGCCGGCTCCTGGACGCCCTCCGCCGGCGCGCCGGCTACCAGGAGGAGGAGTGGACGGTCATCGTGGTCACCGACCACGGCCACGTGGACCAGGGCGGCCACGGCGGCCGGTCCGTCCTCGAACGCACCGCCTGGATCGCCGCGTACGGCCCCGGCATCGCCCCCGGCGCGGCACCCGCCCGCCCGCTGCACCACACCGACGTGGCCGCCCACGTCTACGCGGCGCTGGAGATCGCGCCCGACCCGCACTGGACGCTCGACGGCCGGCCGTTCGAGACGGTGGCGGCGGAGCCGGTGGATCCGGTGGATCCGGTGGATCCGGTGGATCCGGTGGATCCGGTGGAGCTGGTCACCGTGGGGTGAGGTGGGCGAAGACCACGACGTTGCCCCGGTAGCCGGTGGACTTGGAGTAGCCGCCGCCGCAGGTGATCACCCGGAGTTCGGGGCGGCCGGTGGAGCCGTACACCTGCTGGACCGGGAAGTCCGCGCGGTCGAAGACCCGGACGGCGTCGACGGTGAAGGCCGCGGTCGTGCCGTCGGTCCGGGCGACCTCGATCCGGTCACCGCGGTGCAGGGCGCCGAGGTCCCAGAACACGGCGGGGCCCCGGGCGGTGTCCACGTGCCCGACCAGGACGGCGGTGCCGAGGCTGCCCGGGGTGACGCCGTCGCGGTACCAACCGGCCGTGGTGGGGCTGGTGGTGGGGGGTGGGGCGATGCGGCCCTCGCCGTCCACGGTGACGGGGGTGAGGGGGGCGTCGACGGTGATCGTGGGGATCCGCACCCGGGTGGGGGCGGACCACGGGAGGCCGACGGGGGTCGGCTGGTCGACGGTCGGCGCCGGGGTCGGCGCCACGGTCGGTGGCTGCCACGCATCCACGGCGGCCGGCCTCGGCGGCGCCTGCACCGCGGTCCCCTCCCGCACCATCCACCCTCCGGCCCCCACCGCGACCACGGCCGCCACCAGCACCACCGGCACCCTCCGACCCACCTCAACCGCCTCTCACGCACGAGCCCGGCGCACCCCGTCCGGGGAACCGGTGGGTCCTTCGGGGGCGCGTGGGGCCAACCGGTTGCGAACCGGCCCCTGCTCCTCCTGTGTGGCCTCCCCGCCGGGCCCCGAACCCGGCGGGGAGGTCGTTCGGGTGGCCGCCCGTCAGGGGGTGCGGCGGCGGCGGAGGGCGACGGTGGCGGTGGCGATGCCGGCTGCGGCCAAGGCGCTGCCCGCGGTGGTGAGGAGGGGGTCGGTGCCGGTCGTGCCGCCGCCCTCGCCGGCGAGCGAGGGGCCGGACGGGACGACGGCGTTCGTGGTCGGGAACAGCTCCGGACCGCAGGTGATCACCGCGGAGGCGCCCTGCACGGTCACCTCCACCGTCCCGGTCTGCACGGTCCGGACGGTGGTGCCGGCCGGCGTGGTGAAGGTGGTGCCCGGACCGTTCGTCAGGTGCTCCTGCCCGTCGGCACCGGCCACCCGCAGGTCGCCGACCCCGGCACAGGCGACGATGTCGCCGCTCTTCAGTTCGAGGCTGCCGCCCTCCGTCCGGCCCTTGATGGGGGTGCCCCCGCCGGACGGCACGCCGTCGGCCCGGGCGGGCCCGGCGAGGGCGGTGACGGCGGTGAGGGCGGCCACGGCGCAGCCCGCCACCGCCAGCGCGCGGGCGGCACGGACGGCCCTCGATCCGAATGCAGCTGACATCGGTCCTCCTCGTACGCGGCGGGACCGACGGACGGCCCGCCGGTCTCGATGCACGAGGATCCCCGGATAAATAGGTCAATACCACCGCCAAACGGGTGCTTCTGACCCCCGGTCAACCCGGGAGGAGGATCCGGGACGGACCGTCAACGGTCAGAGGTCCACGCCCTCCCCCGCCGCGAGCTGCGCGAACTCCGCTCCCGTCCCCGGCCCGCCGGTGCCGAGCAGCCGGCCGTGCACCTGCTGCCCCAGCTCGCTCAGGACGGCCTCGTGGATCGCCAGTGCCCGCCGCGGGCCGGCCTCGCGGACGTAGTCGATCAGTTCGGAGACCTTGGTCCAGGGGCCGGCGATCGGCAGCAGCAGGGTCTCCACCGGGTGCGGGGGCAGGGTCAGCGCGTCGCCGGGGTGGAAGAGCCGGCCGTCCAGCAGGAAGCCGGTGTTGCGGACCCGGGGGATGTCCGGGTGGATCACCGCGTGCCACTCGCCGTGGACGCTGACGCTCAGCCCGCCGAGGTCGAAGGCGTCCCCCTCGCCGACCACGGTGACCCGCGAGCCGATGCCCTCCAGCTGCTCGGCCACCGCGCGGTTGGTCCAGATCCGCAGGCCCGGATCCTCCGCG
The window above is part of the Kitasatospora sp. HUAS MG31 genome. Proteins encoded here:
- a CDS encoding alkaline phosphatase family protein encodes the protein MSSLWPAGRRRVLVVGIDGVRLDLLPELHTPHLDAVAAAGFLAPVEVDEATPTMSGPCWATIVTGVGVAKHGVLGNHLGGNRLDVFPDFTTRLAAVHRRRTFAAGGWEPLFLARSGGPLFAAPGRLSYIAPLEDTPEAWEVCDERVTAEAEYVLGRSDDDPQASFVYLGAVDETAHFLGCGPEYRRSVEAADRRLGRLLDALRRRAGYQEEEWTVIVVTDHGHVDQGGHGGRSVLERTAWIAAYGPGIAPGAAPARPLHHTDVAAHVYAALEIAPDPHWTLDGRPFETVAAEPVDPVDPVDPVDPVDPVELVTVG
- a CDS encoding MBL fold metallo-hydrolase, whose amino-acid sequence is MRLTKFGHACVRIEHGDTTVVIDPGLFTEEDALHGADAVLITHEHFDHFAEDRLRAAVAEDPGLRIWTNRAVAEQLEGIGSRVTVVGEGDAFDLGGLSVSVHGEWHAVIHPDIPRVRNTGFLLDGRLFHPGDALTLPPHPVETLLLPIAGPWTKVSELIDYVREAGPRRALAIHEAVLSELGQQVHGRLLGTGGPGTGAEFAQLAAGEGVDL
- a CDS encoding SAM-dependent methyltransferase, giving the protein MTDHQDMALDWMSDGADAPPPPVDLRPEIPHPARMYDYYLGGKDNFPADREAAEKVLGLSPLVRISALANRAFLQRAVRHLAEQGVRQFLDIGTGIPTAGNTHEVAQRVHPDARVAYLDNDPIVLVHSRALLAGTGHGGVTVLQADLRDPKAILSDPQVRSVLDLDRPVALLLFAILHFIDDADDPYGIVRTLVDALPSGSYLAMSHGTADFSTPDQAAKGPAVYRNATAQLTMRSREQVLRFFDGLELQEPGLVTAPLWRPDQPAQPTDGEVAIWAGVGRKP
- the coaE gene encoding dephospho-CoA kinase; the encoded protein is MLRIGLTGGIGAGKSEVSKQLAALGAVIVDSDLIAREVVAPGTAGLAAVAAEFGPGVLLADGSLDRPALGAIVFADPERLAALNAIVHPLVRARSAELEAGAGPADVVVHDVPLLAENGLAPLYELVIVVDVPDEVRVDRLVRLRGMAEQEARSRMAAQATREERLAVADIVIDNGGDLAELAPRVREVWATLKQRQAG
- a CDS encoding class F sortase, giving the protein MVREGTAVQAPPRPAAVDAWQPPTVAPTPAPTVDQPTPVGLPWSAPTRVRIPTITVDAPLTPVTVDGEGRIAPPPTTSPTTAGWYRDGVTPGSLGTAVLVGHVDTARGPAVFWDLGALHRGDRIEVARTDGTTAAFTVDAVRVFDRADFPVQQVYGSTGRPELRVITCGGGYSKSTGYRGNVVVFAHLTPR